The DNA window TACCATCAAATTTACGAAAGTAGGCAGTTAGTACCCCTTAGGGTACGGTTTTGCCAAAATATGATGCCCAAATGGCGGACTTATCTCCCAAGTAAGTTcactttcttctccttttccctTTAGAATACGCGCCAACTCCCTACGAGTGACAGGGGTGTTCTCGTCTTCCTCCGTATTCTCTAGATTCACGACTCGAGGTGGTAAAGTGGTTCTATATCTCGTTTGATCCTTAGCCATCATTTCCGTGATCAAAGCTTGCATCTTTGTTTGGCTTTCTATCATATAGTTGTACACATGAGCAATGATGCTTATATGAGTGTGCGGGCAGTACCTCCAGCATGGGGGTGTGAAGAAATTTACGTAGGCAAGAGCTCCTTCTCCTTCTACACCCAGATTCTGCTActccatgtgttcttcttcttggttGTGCACGTCCTCATCTTGAGGTGATCCCAAGTTGAGGTTGAGGTTCCGAGGGGTTATTGAACATCGCCTAGGTGGTCGATTCTGCCCAGAATGAGTATTGCTAGACTCAACCATCACGTCGAAGTGTTCCTCTCCAGGGGAGTCGCCAAGTGATTCGGGTGAGTTTTGTGAAAAATAGATTAAGTGAAAAAATGGTTAAGATGAGAGATTTGGGATAAGTAAACTTGTGAGGAAAACACTTCTATTAATGACAAATAGCAATACAAGAACTAATGATGAGAAATAGAGGTGGAGAACAAGTGTTGAGACCTCCACTAATATCACAAGAGGATGAAAGAGCTTTGTTTAAAGTGGACAGGGGTCGGTTAATGGTCGTCGAGTGTTCTGATGGAACACTCGAAGGCCAATTTTTCTTGTGGAATTGATGAATAAAATCAAGAACAATGAGAGAAATTTGAGGAGAGAAAAAGATGGACTGTTTGAGCTTCTCAATTTTAGAAAATCGAAAAAGGTCCCTTTAAAGAGGTGGCTTGAGATCCTTTTATAGTATAAAACCATTCTAAGAAGAGAATCTATTGTCCAATAGTTATAATATGATGTTTGACCTACTCCCTTTTCCCTAAATATTTTTAGGTATtctgatgcatgagcatctttctcattttttcctagtgaatttgcatttaaattgttaagtttaatcaagaattgattgtcttttagccactatagatgctactttgagtcttgtgcaattctgtttattttagataGCATTCaactggatttgatgaagtttctgcagcacaaaaattaaaggagatgacagcgaggagcgacgcgtgcgcgtacctgacgcgtgtgcgtgattggagctttccatggcgacgcgtgcacgtgcctgacgcgtacgcgtgaaaagCGAAGTTGCAcagcaacgcgtacgcgtacctAAAGCGTACACATGACACGTAGAATAAACCATCGATGCGTACACGTGACATGCGTCACGtgtagaaaatgcagaaaacgctgggggtaATTTTTGGACCCcattttggcactcaagtaaGGCGCAGCTCTTTGCCAAGTTAGGtgcggatccagtgaagccaagtggtccccacgttacaaggcgTGGATTGTTTAATTGATTcagattcaaatttgaatttgaaaatagaaaaagatattatcttaattttagaaattagattttaaattaattaggattagtcataaaaaggagaaacttttcttctttaggGGGATCCCGGGAGGATTCCATTCCATCAGATTGGAACTCAATACattttacctgaatccttattttctctctcaatcatgagcaactaaacatccactattaaggttaggagctctgtctattgtatggattgatactattttttttctattttaattcatgttttgatttatatttcaataattggctgttgatgaattttagaggagactaggaaggtctaaggaattagggtctagtcacaaatagtcacaactagaaaattgtttaatacagacagatttacagacagatttagtctATATTACAGATGaatttttggttaccgacggattttgtccctctgtaaaagccttgtcggaaattatttaccgacggatttttttccATCGGAAAATTGTCGACGaatttttaccagttaccgacggattttcccTTTGTAAATTCTCCATCCATTTCCCTTAGGCGTCGGactttccgacggattttccgtcggtaattacagacggattttctgaccaatttttcgtctgtaattacagacaaattttctgacggatttttcgtctgtaattacagacgaattttctgACGAATTTTTTCTCTGTAATTATAGACAGATTTTTCAATAGATTTTCCCTctataattacagacggatttttcaaattttgaatacagacaaaaaatccgtctgtaaatccATTATTAAGGTTTTTTTCATTGCAAAATACAccttttttcatataaaataaatataaatttaataaataaattttttttatctaatttgtattcgaatatttataatatttcaaaaaataaacaaatttattgtattatcaaactaaaagaaaaatactataAACAAGGAAgccaatataattcaaaaaataaacaaagtgtattgatacatcaactataataattaataacaactATACATTAACAAAATGTGTTGATACACCaactataattcaaaacataaactcaGTGTATTGTTCTTATAGCATTATAAGCATAAGCTAAGAAGCCACCAAGGAGGCCAAGAAGGTTGAGAGTTCCCATAAAATCTGGAATCTCATATTGCTAGATTAATTCTGTCATTACAGCCATCATTGATATTTGGAAACTCCATTGATAGTTGCATGCCTTTTCTCCTTCCTAGTAATGCAATTCTCCAATGGCTTGTTCAGGCTGACAACCGTTCTAGCTTCCTCGATTAATATTCAGACACACCTTAAGTTCCTTGCTAATCTTCAATGGAGATTAGTTTGTATTATTAAGGGTTTAATTGTAACAAGCTTTAAAGCTTAGTAAGCTCTAGCTTAAGGGGGAGTGTTGGAATAAAGAAGATATCATATATTTGAAAGGAAAAGACAACAAATACAAaatacttgaaaaaaaattatgtatccattcccatatatatatatatatatatattttttttttcgtataAGCTTTTGATTACATGGTTTTCGTATaagtttttgttgaatttttaattggACCCTTCTTTGTCTATTCGGGTGAACTTCACTTCCTTTTAGTGGAAGATAGTAGTGTTGTGTTATACCATATTTATCGTTACCATAATAAAAATGTATGCATATTACCACACTCTTCATGAGAGTTTGCCACATTCTTCAAGAGTGTccttaaaaatacaattatatgTAGCTATAGTATTCACCCAATATGCGCATTACTCAAGATCTACTGTGATGAAAAAATATCTGTTATTATATTAGAATGTTCTATTAAATTCTATTTcttaaatttatcaataaaaggTAAGATTATTTGAAtctaacttttaatttatgtatatagGTGGCACTAAACTATCTACTGGCAAACTTGGGAAACAAGTATTCAAGGACGGTGGGAGTGGTTGATCTTGGAGGTAAAGCTTATAGTCATTATTCTCTCTTTTCCTCCTCTCCAATCTAGTCCCACAATCTTAACAGAAAGTATTAAGCTAAACAAGGAACAACACATACCAAAGCCTGAACTCCACCAGCTGCTGCGATGGCTTCCCTGTTTCTATCATCAAATGACAAATTCCAAAGGGCACCAGCAGCTTCTTGCCTGTAATAATACAGACAcggaaaaaaaattcttattaaaagagGAATGGATTTAGCTTTTTTTCCACAAACTCTttacacattttaaaaaaaaaaagagcacccTGGTGCACATGCATCCTGTGATAACGCAGGGTTTGGGAGAAGGAGCGCACCTAGGGTGTAATATACGCAGCCTAACCTGATAATtacatgagagagagagagaagagatcgTGTAAGTTGAACAAGTGCCTCAAGAGCACTTGCTTCTTGTCCAACAGCAGCATTGTTACTATTGCTATCTCCATGAGCAGCTAAATTAGCCAATGCACGAGCAGCCTAACATGTATAAGAAGCAACATTAATTATTGAACCCCAATTTTATCATATTCCCTATATGGAAAGAATAAGAATCGACAAAACATACAACCGaagaatcaatatttatttagtgttcatcttgactTATATTACCAAGACAAATGACATAGGGAATGACATAAAGCACCCCTTAACTAGATTGATCATCATTGCTGTTGGCTCTATTTGTCAGATCCTTACTAAGACATCCTATCCTTGTTTTGCAATTTGCACATGACCATTGACCAGAATAAGCACCATTTAAAACACAATTAgattactaattaaaaaaaaaataccataagTTCCAAGCTTTATTTAGTAGGCATAATATACCTAATAAGATAGTTGtaaagcacaaaaaaatatgAGATCTATTTTAAGTCTTCAGAGTAATCATAAACTCCAAGAAAACTCACCAATCTACCTTGAAATGGAGTCCTTAAACCAGTTATAGGAACCTAGATGTACAAATCACACAATTTTAGTCCATAGAAGGGGGCCTAGACCAGCAACCACACTATATTCACTGGAATTTAATTCTTCCCACATAAATGTTTGGCTTTGATTCACTAGTCATTACCATGTTCCTTAAATTCTGTCTCTCCTCGGGGGTCTAATGAACAATCATATCTAGAGAATTATGTAGGAAAACCTCGTCATGTAGCAGACCTACCTGACATAGGAAAGATGACAACAATGATATGGGATTGCTTATTCTTGCCTGCAGACTATTAATAAAAGTAATGCATatacttttacttttaagtTCACAATGTGAAGGAAAAACATGCAGGGGATTAGATCAATTACCCAAAATGCTGGCAGAGCACACAGCATGTCTAAAGTTCCCCCATCAGCACCCCTCATTTTCATGTACCTCTTGAGCCTGACCTACACAAAATTGAATACTTGGCCAACTTAGTAAACAGAAGGTAGATATACAAATTTCTTTGATGTTATACTTGTAATATGCTTTACTTGTAATATGCTTTAATCTTATCTCTTAACaactatttttgaatttgtgcaACCTTATAATAATAGGACACACCTTTTTCCTTAGACGGATTTTTCTTGCGGCCTCTCTGTTTTGAGCCAAACGTCTCAATGTCTGATAGCAaaagtaatataaaaaaataataaatgtaaaAGAAGATAACATATCTTCAATAATGCAGAAActatattacaaaaaaatttaaacaagcaGGAGAgaaagtatataaataattaaataaagaaagggATTAAGAATTCAAGATCAAAATCAAGAAGAATTCGTTACCGCTGTAGCTAGTAGTTCGTAACAGATTAACAGCTAcgcatttttatatataataagaaagcTAAGCTGACATCACTACAACACTATAATAATCTCATATATGAATTCAGTTTAGTTTCAATTCACAAATCTCGTCCCTCTTCAATTCACGCATCTCGTACTAGAATCTCTTCATAGTGTCAAAGCTTCAAGTTGAGAATCCATGGCTGGTGCTCTTATTCCTCATCAATCAAACACTACAACCAATTCTAGTTTTACAACACCAATGTTAGATAAATTGGATGAAAACTCTTTTAAAACATGGCAATAACTTGCCTTACACGTTATCACTGAAAATGATTTGGGAGATCATCTTCATCCACACACTGAACAATTTGAATTAGAAGCTGCAAGGATTCAAGGAACGAAATCAAAAGCATACAGAGAATGAAAATTGAAGGATCATTAATTAATGACACGGTTACTATTCAAGATTATTTTTCTAGAATTTCCAAGATCAAGATTTAGATACTAAAAACACAGTTGAATAATATAAAGCTGTAAGGCATTACTGTAATAGAGTACTTAAAGAAACCTAGTTATTTCTCGTCTCAATTGGATACACTCTTGCTTTGGAGGATCATATCAATGCCATTACAGAAGGTCTTAATGAGGACTATGCACAGTTTATATCCTCAGTCATGACCAAGCCAGATTCAATCTCTCTTGTTTATCGAAGTTGAAGCTTTGTTACTTATTTATGAAGATTTGAATGAAAGATTCAGAAAAACAAACTTGAGATCTGTTTAAGCAAATTATACACTAAATTACAGTGTAACAGCAAAAATTATGGTCCTATGGTAACAGCAAACCCAATTTAATCCACAAAGAGACACCAATGCAAACTAACATTCTCTAATCCTAATCAAGTAAAAGCGTGAACAATCCCATAAACCTAATAAATCCAAACACAAGAATATTGATAAAGAGAGCAATTAATCAATCAGGAATGAGGAATGAATCCGAAAACTCTAGATCAGGGAGAAGCAGAAACCTGGAATGAATCAGGCATTGACGGTTTTAGGGATGACGGGAAAGGTGGCGCCCTTGGATTGGGAGTGATTAAGGGAGGCTCGTTCCTTGATCTTCTGCATCTGAAGCATGCGCTCCATGAGGAGCTCGTACTGGCACTTCTCGTAGGAGTGACGCTCGTTCTCGCACTTCCATGGAAGGTAGAGCTCGGCCTGGCGGCACTTGTTGAGAGGGATGAGGAGGTGTGCGCACTGGTCCCTGAACAATGGAGCTTCGGTGCGACAGAAGTTCAATACAACGGAGGTTCGGTGCGACGGCGGTGCAAGGCTAGAGGCGCCGCTGACGG is part of the Arachis duranensis cultivar V14167 chromosome 1, aradu.V14167.gnm2.J7QH, whole genome shotgun sequence genome and encodes:
- the LOC107481136 gene encoding protein ARABIDILLO 1-like isoform X1, producing MLSSFTFIIFLYYFCYQTLRRLAQNREAARKIRLRKKVRLKRYMKMRGADGGTLDMLCALPAFWAARALANLAAHGDSNSNNAAVGQEASALEALVQLTRSLLSLSHVIIRQEAAGALWNLSFDDRNREAIAAAGGVQALISKELKVCLNINRGS
- the LOC107481136 gene encoding protein ARABIDILLO 1-like isoform X4, with the protein product MPDSFQTLRRLAQNREAARKIRLRKKVRLKRYMKMRGADGGTLDMLCALPAFWAARALANLAAHGDSNSNNAAVGQEASALEALVQLTRSLLSLSHVIIRQEAAGALWNLSFDDRNREAIAAAGGVQALISKELKVCLNINRGS
- the LOC107481136 gene encoding protein ARABIDILLO 1-like isoform X2, giving the protein MLSSFTFIIFLYYFCYQTLRRLAQNREAARKIRLRKKVRLKRYMKMRGADGGTLDMLCALPAFWAARALANLAAHGDSNSNNAAVGQEASALEALVQLTRSLLSLSHVIIRQEAAGALWNLSFDDRNREAIAAAGGVQALELKVCLNINRGS
- the LOC107481136 gene encoding protein ARABIDILLO 1-like isoform X5, translating into MLSSFTFIIFLYYFCYQTLRRLAQNREAARKIRLRKKVRLKRYMKMRGADGGTLDMLCALPAFWAARALANLAAHGDSNSNNAAVGQEASALEALVQLTRSLLSLSHVIIRQEAAGALWNLSFDDRNREAIAAAGGVQALQGT
- the LOC107481136 gene encoding protein ARABIDILLO 1-like isoform X3; translation: MLSSFTFIIFLYYFCYQTLRRLAQNREAARKIRLRKKVRLKRYMKMRGADGGTLDMLCALPAFWAARALANLAAHGDSNSNNAAVGQEASALEALVQLTRSLLSLSHVIIRQEAAGALWNLSFDDRNREAIAAAGGVQALVCVVPCLA